The Bifidobacterium sp. WK012_4_13 genome contains the following window.
TCAGGACAGTTCCCGAGACATGGGACTTGATGGTTCCTTCAATCTGACGGTTCCTTCAATCCGATGGTTCTGTCAGTCTGATGGTTCCGTCAAGGCAGCGGGGTTGAAAGAGTCCCCTATAATCGTAATCGTCTAGCTATCCTCCGACACAAGACCCTGCACGGTTGGCATGGGTGCATGGTGCGTCGAGTCGGGGGATGGGGCATCTTCATGAAGGAGCAGCGGCATGGATCGCACAGCATCGATAACCCGCAAGACAAGCGAATCAAGCGTTTCGCTCAGTCTCAACCTTGACGGCACCGGCATCACGCATATCGATACCAGCGTGCCGTTCTACAACCATATGATGACCGCACTTGGCAAGCATTCCCTGATCGATCTGGACATCAAGGCAAGCGGCGATACCGATATTGACGTCCATCACACCGTCGAGGACATCGCCATCGTTTTCGGTGAGGCGTTGAACAAGGCGCTCGGAGACAAGCGGGGCATCCGACGTTTCGCGGATGTGACGGTTCCCTTGGATGAGGCCCTGGCCCGGGCGGTCATCGATATCTCTGGCAGGCCATACGTGGTCTGCACCGGTGAGCCAGAAGGCTTCGAGTTCGCTCTGATCGGTGGGCATTTCACCGGCTCGCTGGTACGGCATGTGATGGAATCAATCGCGCTGCATGCCGGAATCTGCCTGCATCTCACACTGCTTGCAGGACGCGATCCGCACCATATCGCCGAGGCTGAATTCAAGGCGCTTGCCCGTGCCTTGCGCTTCGCGGTGGAATCCGATCCACGCGTCACCGGCATTCCGAGCACGAAGGGAGCGCTGTGATCGATCCTTCAACCAATGACGGCGCTTCAGACCGTGATGACGAAAGATCCGATAAATCCGATTGTGGGAGTCAGGGCACACCAGACAGCACGTCAGAGCATGCATCAGGCAGTGGAATGAAGCCCCAGAAAGGTCACGGTTCTTCTGAGAACGATGGCGTTGCTGCTGAGAACGATGGCGTTGCTGAGAACGATGGCGCTCAAGGCATGCGTTCCGGGCAAGACAAGGCGCGGAATAAGGCGCGCGATGATGCAGAGGAATCGGTCTCGCAGCACGACGGCGGACTGTCTGACAAAGCGAATGACACATCCGTCGATGCGCTGAGCGACGAGGAGAT
Protein-coding sequences here:
- the hisB gene encoding imidazoleglycerol-phosphate dehydratase HisB translates to MDRTASITRKTSESSVSLSLNLDGTGITHIDTSVPFYNHMMTALGKHSLIDLDIKASGDTDIDVHHTVEDIAIVFGEALNKALGDKRGIRRFADVTVPLDEALARAVIDISGRPYVVCTGEPEGFEFALIGGHFTGSLVRHVMESIALHAGICLHLTLLAGRDPHHIAEAEFKALARALRFAVESDPRVTGIPSTKGAL